A portion of the Pirellulales bacterium genome contains these proteins:
- a CDS encoding ATP-binding cassette domain-containing protein, with product MPPVVSAANLTKTYTVAVKQSGFWGAVRGLWRPEKRAVDAVRGIDLHIERGEFVAFLGPNGAGKTTTLKLLSGIITPSAGTAQVLGHVPWLRENPFRRRFALVMGQKNQLWWDLAAQESFRLHQEIYNIPPVDYQRNLDELVELLGVGKLLTRPVRELSLGERMKMELIASLLHSPEVLFLDEPTIGLDVVAQHNIQQFLKRYQQERGITILLTSHYMKDIAALCRRVIIIAQGKIIHDGSLADIVETFSGHKLVTLELAEEPATARLAEYGEVQELRMPMARLKIPRDEVPARLAKLLSELRVADVSVEDPPLEDVIALVFAQAEAEGG from the coding sequence ATGCCGCCGGTTGTTTCCGCAGCCAATCTGACCAAGACCTACACCGTGGCCGTCAAACAAAGCGGTTTTTGGGGGGCGGTGCGCGGATTGTGGCGACCCGAAAAGCGCGCCGTGGACGCCGTGCGGGGCATTGACCTGCATATCGAACGCGGGGAGTTTGTCGCGTTTCTCGGCCCAAATGGCGCGGGAAAAACCACCACCCTCAAGCTGCTGTCGGGTATCATCACCCCCAGCGCGGGAACCGCGCAGGTCCTCGGTCATGTCCCCTGGCTGCGCGAAAATCCGTTCCGCCGCCGTTTTGCCCTGGTCATGGGCCAGAAAAACCAGCTCTGGTGGGACTTGGCCGCCCAGGAATCTTTCCGCCTGCATCAAGAAATTTACAATATCCCGCCGGTTGATTATCAACGCAATCTCGACGAACTTGTCGAACTCTTGGGCGTGGGAAAATTGCTCACCCGGCCCGTGCGCGAACTGTCGCTGGGCGAGCGGATGAAAATGGAACTGATCGCGTCACTGTTGCATTCGCCCGAGGTATTATTTTTGGATGAGCCGACGATCGGCCTGGATGTCGTGGCGCAGCACAATATTCAACAATTTTTAAAGCGGTATCAACAAGAGCGGGGCATCACGATTTTGTTGACCAGCCATTATATGAAGGATATCGCGGCGCTCTGCCGCCGGGTGATTATCATCGCCCAGGGAAAGATCATTCATGATGGATCGCTGGCGGACATCGTGGAAACATTTAGCGGGCACAAGCTGGTGACGCTGGAACTGGCGGAAGAACCGGCCACGGCGCGGCTGGCGGAATATGGCGAGGTGCAGGAGCTGAGAATGCCGATGGCCCGCTTAAAAATTCCCCGCGACGAAGTCCCCGCCCGGTTGGCGAAATTATTGTCGGAATTGCGGGTGGCGGATGTCAGCGTGGAGGATCCGCCGCTCGAGGATGTGATCGCGCTGGTCTTTGCCCAGGCAGAGGCGGAAGGGGGTTAG